In the Synechococcus sp. Nb3U1 genome, one interval contains:
- a CDS encoding ABC transporter ATP-binding protein → MNILITHQLTRRFGSFTAVDQLALSVGAGEIFGLLGPNGAGKSTTIKVLTTLLAPTSGRATIGGYDVQRQPTMVQRLIGYVPQALSADSTLSGFENMLLLSKFYDLPRAQRRPRIEEILRYVGLESVEDKLVRTYSGGMIRRLEIAQALLHEPKVLFLDEPTVGLDPVARKAMWELILQLRQERGATIFLTTHFMDEADSLCDRIAIMHQGRVVAQDTPERLKAGIPQANATLDDVFIHYTGNDLSEAVPGSGTPGGNNYRDTSATRHTAQRLG, encoded by the coding sequence ATGAACATTCTCATCACCCACCAACTCACCCGCCGCTTTGGCTCCTTCACGGCTGTGGATCAATTGGCCTTGTCCGTCGGGGCAGGGGAAATTTTTGGCTTGTTGGGGCCGAATGGCGCCGGGAAAAGCACGACCATCAAGGTACTCACCACCCTGCTCGCCCCCACCTCCGGCAGGGCCACGATTGGCGGATACGATGTGCAGCGGCAGCCGACCATGGTACAGCGACTGATCGGCTACGTGCCCCAGGCCCTTTCCGCCGATAGCACCCTCTCCGGGTTTGAGAACATGCTGCTGTTGTCCAAGTTCTACGATTTGCCCCGGGCACAGCGCCGCCCCCGTATTGAGGAGATTTTGCGCTATGTCGGGCTGGAGAGCGTAGAGGATAAGCTGGTGCGCACCTATTCCGGCGGCATGATTCGGCGGCTAGAGATCGCCCAAGCCTTGCTACATGAGCCGAAAGTGTTGTTTTTGGATGAACCCACCGTGGGGCTAGATCCCGTAGCGCGCAAAGCAATGTGGGAGCTGATTTTGCAACTGCGGCAGGAGCGGGGGGCGACCATCTTTCTCACCACCCACTTCATGGATGAGGCGGATAGTCTCTGTGACCGCATCGCCATCATGCACCAGGGGCGGGTCGTGGCCCAAGATACCCCAGAGAGACTCAAGGCAGGCATTCCCCAGGCCAATGCCACTTTAGATGACGTGTTTATCCACTACACCGGGAACGATCTTAGCGAGGCTGTGCCCGGTTCCGGGACTCCAGGAGGCAATAATTATCGTGACACCTCAGCTACGCGACACACGGCGCAACGATTGGGTTGA
- a CDS encoding MarR family winged helix-turn-helix transcriptional regulator, translated as MVLETLSAPALSCEACAATLMEMLPQVVRQLRAEMRRQAAPFLSLSQLRALIYLQRCPQGSLSQVADYLDVSLPTMSTMIQRLVERGWVERTEDPQQRRRLKLSLTAAGEAQLQQALAATQAYLASRLARLLPSQRSQIQAGITLLAESLSEEAERFQGRDSQTA; from the coding sequence ATGGTGCTAGAAACCCTCTCTGCTCCAGCCCTCTCCTGCGAAGCGTGCGCGGCCACTCTGATGGAGATGCTTCCCCAGGTGGTGCGGCAGCTGCGGGCGGAAATGCGACGACAGGCAGCCCCCTTCTTATCGCTTTCGCAACTGCGGGCCTTGATCTATTTGCAGCGCTGCCCTCAGGGATCCCTTTCCCAGGTGGCGGACTATCTGGATGTTTCCTTGCCCACGATGTCCACCATGATTCAGCGGCTGGTGGAGCGGGGCTGGGTAGAGCGCACCGAAGATCCACAGCAGCGACGGCGGCTGAAGCTAAGCCTGACAGCAGCAGGGGAGGCGCAACTGCAACAGGCCTTGGCTGCTACCCAGGCCTACCTGGCCAGCCGTTTGGCCCGCTTATTGCCCTCCCAACGGTCACAAATTCAAGCGGGGATCACGCTGTTGGCAGAAAGCTTGTCTGAAGAAGCCGAGCGCTTCCAAGGGAGGGATTCGCAGACAGCATGA
- a CDS encoding leishmanolysin-related zinc metalloendopeptidase, translating into MHHLFLPGFLPHAGSHRPGILFRSLAKIFPLILLVLSLGLVSCGVSSLVPPPPQTGSFSIQWRFLGPSPTPSQRVLFERAAQRWQKLIVMKLTPVALRLAPDHCLPGSPPLQQQVDDLLIDVQVLLIDGPGQVLGLASPCVLRQADQMPVYGFMQLDQEDVEELEASGHLETVLLHEIAHVLGFGSLWQQRHLLAGLGSADPRYLGQRANEQFSRLGGLGLTPLENEGGDLSRDVHWRSVDLRGELMTGSPGQALSVLSLAALADLGYQVNWSGADPFELSQGSHPPTESRTTGFHYREWVYPGPFWWVDDQGSLTPQRTRRG; encoded by the coding sequence GTGCATCACCTGTTTTTGCCAGGCTTTCTACCCCATGCGGGGAGCCATCGCCCTGGGATCTTGTTCCGTTCGCTGGCTAAGATTTTCCCGCTAATCCTGTTGGTGCTGTCGTTGGGATTGGTCTCCTGCGGGGTATCCAGTCTGGTTCCCCCGCCTCCCCAAACGGGATCCTTTTCTATTCAATGGCGTTTTCTGGGGCCCTCTCCGACCCCAAGCCAACGGGTGCTGTTTGAACGGGCGGCCCAACGCTGGCAAAAACTGATTGTGATGAAACTGACCCCGGTAGCGCTACGTTTGGCCCCCGACCATTGCCTGCCCGGATCCCCGCCGTTGCAGCAACAGGTGGATGATCTATTGATTGATGTTCAGGTATTGCTTATTGATGGCCCCGGCCAGGTGTTGGGGTTAGCCAGCCCCTGTGTCTTGCGCCAAGCGGATCAAATGCCGGTGTATGGCTTTATGCAGTTGGATCAAGAAGATGTGGAGGAGTTGGAGGCATCCGGTCACCTGGAAACGGTGCTTTTGCACGAAATTGCCCATGTGCTGGGGTTTGGATCCCTTTGGCAACAGCGGCATCTGCTGGCCGGATTGGGATCGGCGGATCCCCGCTATTTGGGGCAACGGGCCAATGAGCAGTTCAGCCGTTTGGGAGGTCTCGGACTCACCCCCCTAGAAAACGAAGGGGGGGACCTCAGCCGCGATGTGCATTGGCGTTCTGTAGATCTCAGAGGAGAGTTGATGACGGGATCCCCTGGCCAAGCCCTGAGTGTGCTGAGTTTGGCCGCCCTAGCGGATCTGGGCTACCAGGTGAATTGGAGTGGGGCGGATCCGTTTGAATTGTCCCAGGGATCCCACCCTCCTACTGAGTCCCGTACTACCGGATTCCACTACCGGGAATGGGTTTACCCAGGGCCGTTTTGGTGGGTGGATGACCAGGGATCCCTAACCCCTCAGCGCACCAGGCGTGGGTAG
- a CDS encoding ABC transporter permease, whose product MTPQLRDTRRNDWVEQQGSQHPLPTSSFNPLGFLYKTLVATELEIRKLRHDPSQLLTRAVQPALWLLVFGQVFGRLRAIPTGDLSYLEFMTAGILAQSILFMSIFTGLSVIWERDLGILHKLMVSPTPRSALILGKGIAAGIRSLSQAVVVYGLAIALGVGLNWDPLHLLGVMLAVMLGAGVFSALSLIVACGVRTHEQFMGVGQLLTMPLFFASNAIYPIELMPGWLQVLALLNPLTYLVDALRGLMLAVDGSVYPFWMNLSILAVATAVLSAVGGRLYPRLVR is encoded by the coding sequence GTGACACCTCAGCTACGCGACACACGGCGCAACGATTGGGTTGAACAGCAGGGATCCCAACACCCCCTTCCGACCTCATCGTTTAACCCCTTGGGGTTTCTCTATAAAACCTTGGTGGCCACCGAGTTGGAGATCCGCAAACTGCGCCATGATCCCAGCCAACTGTTGACCCGTGCCGTACAACCCGCTCTGTGGCTGCTGGTGTTTGGGCAGGTGTTTGGACGGTTGCGGGCCATTCCCACCGGCGATCTCAGCTATTTGGAATTCATGACCGCCGGGATCCTGGCCCAGAGCATTTTGTTTATGTCCATCTTCACGGGTCTATCGGTGATTTGGGAGCGGGATCTGGGGATTTTGCACAAGCTCATGGTCAGCCCGACCCCCCGCTCAGCTCTGATCTTGGGCAAAGGGATTGCCGCCGGGATCCGCAGCCTGTCGCAGGCGGTGGTGGTGTATGGACTGGCGATTGCTCTGGGGGTGGGGCTGAACTGGGATCCCTTGCATCTGCTGGGGGTGATGCTGGCGGTGATGTTGGGGGCAGGGGTGTTTTCGGCGCTTTCGTTGATCGTGGCCTGCGGGGTGCGCACCCACGAGCAGTTTATGGGGGTGGGGCAATTGCTGACGATGCCCCTGTTTTTTGCCAGCAACGCCATTTACCCGATTGAGTTGATGCCAGGTTGGCTACAGGTTTTGGCCTTGCTCAACCCACTCACCTATTTGGTGGATGCGCTGCGGGGCCTGATGCTGGCGGTGGATGGCAGTGTCTATCCCTTCTGGATGAACCTGTCGATCTTGGCTGTAGCTACAGCGGTGCTTTCGGCGGTAGGGGGACGACTCTACCCACGCCTGGTGCGCTGA
- a CDS encoding carboxypeptidase-like regulatory domain-containing protein translates to MIHHDPFSKALRLTLPIATLPMSLFFSLPSPQDSRQRRLVAMISSGLLALCGWLVLASGALAQAPATPIPRLTPLFPFQNPPFPPPETNGNGSRNSPQGSARLVGQVSDSVGQPVVGAQVQLEGGENPNQPIQTDERGAFELNHAEAGRRLLTVWHPDYELAEKEILLQAGLTTPVDVVLQVPIQPQPRRRLGILGVGGLEQTQLLGQRLTLEAVRLGLIPDGETVVPLDNRRIQPILREVGWPIYELFEWDRRKPEAVAQFFDYLGLEAIVIARVDVLTRPASPTELSLRSRSRLELWRFDEQGNLVVEVLAEASRDQVERSNLNAAELAQLYQIQVTQMASEVGSRWQENHPLAQYLEAAAGEAPPPPSRLDTTVELRIPAATPAP, encoded by the coding sequence ATGATCCATCATGATCCCTTCAGCAAGGCTTTACGCCTGACGTTACCGATCGCCACCTTGCCCATGTCTCTCTTCTTCTCCCTCCCTTCCCCCCAGGATTCGCGCCAGCGGCGACTTGTCGCAATGATCAGCTCAGGCCTCCTCGCCCTTTGTGGCTGGTTAGTGTTGGCTTCAGGAGCGCTGGCGCAAGCCCCGGCCACCCCGATTCCGCGCCTCACACCGCTGTTTCCCTTTCAAAACCCGCCCTTCCCTCCCCCAGAGACGAACGGCAACGGTTCCCGCAACAGCCCACAGGGATCCGCTCGATTGGTAGGGCAGGTAAGCGATAGTGTCGGGCAGCCGGTTGTGGGCGCACAGGTGCAGCTGGAGGGGGGCGAGAACCCCAATCAACCGATCCAAACCGATGAGCGGGGCGCTTTTGAGCTGAACCACGCGGAGGCTGGGCGGCGCCTACTGACGGTGTGGCACCCTGACTACGAGTTGGCCGAGAAGGAGATCTTGCTGCAGGCGGGCCTGACCACCCCTGTCGATGTGGTTCTGCAGGTGCCTATTCAACCACAGCCCCGTCGTCGCCTTGGCATTTTGGGGGTGGGGGGGCTGGAGCAAACCCAACTTTTGGGGCAACGACTGACCCTGGAGGCGGTGCGGTTGGGACTGATCCCGGATGGTGAGACGGTGGTGCCCCTAGACAATCGCCGCATTCAGCCGATCCTGCGCGAGGTGGGCTGGCCCATCTACGAGCTGTTTGAGTGGGATCGCCGCAAGCCGGAAGCGGTCGCCCAATTCTTCGATTACCTGGGTTTAGAAGCGATTGTGATTGCTCGAGTCGATGTCCTGACTCGCCCTGCTTCGCCGACGGAGCTGAGCCTGCGCTCTCGCAGCCGCCTGGAACTGTGGCGATTTGATGAGCAAGGGAACCTTGTGGTGGAAGTCCTAGCCGAGGCCAGCCGTGATCAGGTGGAACGCAGCAACCTCAATGCCGCCGAATTGGCGCAGCTCTATCAAATTCAGGTGACGCAAATGGCCAGTGAGGTGGGATCCCGTTGGCAGGAAAATCACCCCCTTGCCCAATACCTAGAAGCAGCAGCAGGAGAAGCCCCGCCCCCTCCTTCTCGCCTCGATACCACGGTTGAGCTGCGCATTCCCGCCGCCACCCCCGCCCCCTAG